One Aethina tumida isolate Nest 87 chromosome 5, icAetTumi1.1, whole genome shotgun sequence genomic window carries:
- the LOC109595478 gene encoding argininosuccinate lyase yields MDKETHENGKESASKLWGGRFTQSTNPALEKLNASIGLDKRMYSEDIQGSQAYAQALLKIDLLTEKEAISICQGLEKVKIEWDNEEFLIKDGDEDIHTANERRLKELIGEPATKLHVGRSRNDQVVTDMKLWLKKNLECLSRKLKDLIVEIVNRSSHEIDIIMPGYTHLQRAQPVRWSHYLLSHAWSLKKDCDRLKDILKLVNVMPLGSGALAGNPFHIDRLQLAASLYFDDITRNSMQAVSDRDFIAEFLFWASMVGIHLSRLAEDLIIYSSKEFEFITIADSYSTGSSLMPQKRNPDSLELIRGIGGGLFGQCCSFMMVLKSLPSTYNKDLQSDKEVMFSTYDKLKSILEVATGTVKTLKVNQGKCKAALSFEMLATDVAYYLVRKGVPFREAHHIAGKVVSEAEKKEVNICDLTLEELKEISSHFSVDIGKVWNYENSIEQYQAIGGTAKQSVLRQLDELYDWLKE; encoded by the exons atg GACAAAGAAACTCATGAAAACGGTAAAGAATCGGCGTCTAAACTGTGGGGCGGAAGATTTACCCAATCGACAAATCCCGCTCTAGAAAAACTTAATGCATCCATCGGACTTGACAAAAGAATGTACAGCGAAGATATACAAGGGAGCCAAGCGTATGCTCAAGCTTTACTCAAAATAGATCTGCTTACTGAAAAGGAAGCCATCAGTATTTGCCAGGGGttggaaaaagtaaaaatcgAGTGGGATAATGAAGAATTCTTGATTAAAGATGGTGATGAAGACATCCACACGGCTAACGAAAGAAGATTGAAGGAGCTTATTGGAGAACCCGCTACTAAACTTCATGTAGGAAGAAGCAGGAACGACCAAGTTGTAACTGACATGAAGCTGTGGTTAAAGAAGAATTTGGAATGTTTGAGCaggaaattaaaagatttgatCGTCGAAATAGTTAACAGATCTTCTCATGAAATAGACATAATTATGCCTGGTTACACACATTTGCAAAGAGCTCAACCTGTCAGGTGGAGCCACTATCTTTTAAg TCACGCTTGGAGTTTGAAGAAGGACTGCGACCGActgaaagatattttaaaattagttaatgtcATGCCCTTGGGTAGTGGAGCGCTAGCGGGTAATCCGTTCCATATTGACCGATTGCAACTGGCAGCTTCTTTGTACTTTGACGACATTACGCGTAACAGTATGCAGGCTGTCAGCGACAGGGATTTCATTG CTGAGTTTTTGTTTTGGGCTTCGATGGTGGGAATTCACTTGAGCAGACTTGCGGAGGATCTCATTATTTACAGCTCAAAAGAATTCGAATTTATTACCATTGCCGACTCGTATTCAACGGGCAGCAGTTTGATGCCTCAGAAACGGAACCCGGACAGTTTGGAACTGATCCGGGGAATTGGAGGAGGTTTGTTCGGTCAGTGCTGCAGTTTTATGATGGTCCTGAAAAGTTTGCCTTCTACGTATAACAAAGACTTGCAAAGCGATAAGGAAGTAATGTTCTCTACttatgacaaattaaaatcaatactgGAGGTAGCCACAGGAAcagtaaaaactttaaaa GTGAATCAAGGGAAATGTAAGGCAGCCTTGAGTTTCGAAATGTTGGCTACAGACGTTGCCTATTATTTGGTTAGGAAAGGTGTGCCTTTCAGGGAGGCTCATCATATTGCTGGCAAAGTTGTTTCCGAAGCTGAAAAGAAAGAAGTCAACATATGTGACTTAACTTTGGAGGAACTGAAAGAAATcag TTCTCATTTCAGTGTGGATATAGGAAAAG